The following proteins are encoded in a genomic region of Dokdonia donghaensis DSW-1:
- the gpmI gene encoding 2,3-bisphosphoglycerate-independent phosphoglycerate mutase, which produces MNKKTILMILDGWGMAPDKKVSAVDQAQTPFIDSLYNKYPHAQLLTHGENVGLPEGQMGNSEVGHMNLGAGRIVYQDFAKINKALKEDTLKDEQALKDAFAFAKENNKSVHFLGLVSDGGVHSHIEHLKGLILAAENAGVPQSFIHAFSDGRDVDPKSGKKMIGDISAFAKAHNAQLASVIGRYYAMDRDKRWERVALAYNLITKGAGTPTKDIEQAIQASYDAGKTDEFIDPLFVTQDGETISTVQEGDVVIFFNFRTDRGRELTEMLSQKDFAEQDTKKLDLYYVTMTNYDDTFKGIKVIYDKDNLVNTLGEVLESAGKKQIRIAETEKYPHVTFFFSGGREEPFIGESRLLAPSPKVATYDLQPEMSAFEIRDKIVPEINKGEVDFVCLNFANPDMVGHTGVMEAAIKACETVDSCTKDIVTAAEENDYTVIIIADHGNAEVMINPDGSPNTAHTTNPVPVILVDKDIKKINNGILSDVAPTVLKLLGVPQPDVMDCVPLI; this is translated from the coding sequence ATGAATAAAAAAACAATCCTAATGATACTAGATGGCTGGGGTATGGCTCCAGACAAGAAAGTATCTGCCGTAGACCAGGCACAAACGCCTTTTATAGATAGCCTTTACAATAAGTACCCGCACGCACAGCTACTCACCCACGGTGAGAATGTAGGCCTGCCAGAGGGCCAGATGGGTAATAGCGAAGTGGGTCATATGAATCTAGGTGCCGGGAGGATTGTTTATCAAGACTTTGCTAAGATCAATAAAGCACTTAAAGAAGATACGCTCAAAGATGAGCAAGCGCTTAAGGATGCTTTCGCTTTCGCGAAAGAAAACAACAAGTCTGTTCACTTTCTCGGTCTCGTTTCTGATGGAGGTGTACACTCACACATTGAGCATCTTAAAGGACTTATTCTCGCTGCCGAAAATGCAGGAGTGCCGCAATCTTTCATTCACGCTTTTTCTGATGGTAGAGATGTAGATCCAAAATCTGGAAAAAAGATGATAGGTGATATTTCTGCTTTCGCGAAAGCGCATAACGCACAACTAGCATCTGTCATAGGTCGCTACTACGCAATGGACAGAGATAAACGATGGGAACGCGTTGCACTTGCATATAATCTTATTACCAAAGGAGCGGGAACACCTACTAAAGATATAGAACAAGCTATACAAGCCAGCTATGACGCAGGTAAAACAGATGAGTTTATAGATCCGCTTTTTGTGACTCAAGATGGGGAGACTATCTCTACCGTGCAAGAAGGTGACGTAGTGATTTTCTTTAATTTTAGAACAGATCGTGGTCGCGAACTAACAGAGATGTTATCTCAAAAAGATTTTGCAGAGCAAGACACAAAAAAGCTTGACCTGTATTACGTTACAATGACGAACTATGATGATACTTTTAAAGGCATAAAAGTTATTTACGACAAAGACAATCTCGTAAATACCCTTGGCGAAGTTTTAGAAAGTGCAGGCAAGAAACAGATACGCATCGCAGAGACAGAAAAATATCCTCACGTAACCTTCTTCTTTTCTGGAGGGCGCGAAGAACCATTTATTGGAGAGTCTAGATTGCTAGCTCCCTCGCCAAAGGTTGCCACTTACGACTTGCAGCCAGAAATGAGTGCTTTTGAGATACGTGATAAAATTGTTCCAGAAATAAACAAAGGAGAGGTAGACTTTGTCTGTCTTAACTTTGCAAATCCAGATATGGTAGGTCATACGGGTGTGATGGAAGCTGCAATAAAAGCCTGCGAAACAGTAGACAGCTGTACAAAAGATATTGTAACCGCTGCCGAAGAAAATGATTATACTGTAATCATCATAGCAGACCACGGTAATGCAGAGGTGATGATCAACCCAGATGGATCGCCTAATACGGCACACACGACAAATCCAGTACCGGTGATACTAGTCGATAAAGACATCAAGAAAATCAACAATGGTATTCTATCTGATGTGGCTCCTACAGTTTTAAAATTGCTAGGCGTACCACAACCAGATGTGATGGATTGTGTACCTTTAATCTAA
- a CDS encoding thioredoxin family protein has translation MKNIFYTGLLAIVLVSCNTSKTATETQATAPKEEKTTVIAKGNRIEKPTSPTKPALPARPAPKVKTMLVGKEDRTALEQPPFGSWYNTNYARYKTDDALIPEITEKIEGVTITTFMGTWCGDSKRETPRMFKILDNVAFSKKDLTLITVDRTKKKPTEFTAGNNIIRVPTFIFKKDGKEIGRIVERPVESLEADMLKILKGESYKHAYEN, from the coding sequence ATGAAAAATATCTTTTATACAGGGTTGCTAGCTATAGTTCTTGTAAGCTGTAATACTTCAAAAACAGCTACAGAGACCCAGGCAACGGCACCAAAAGAAGAAAAAACTACAGTCATTGCAAAAGGTAATAGAATTGAAAAACCTACCTCCCCAACAAAACCTGCCTTACCTGCAAGGCCTGCACCTAAAGTAAAGACAATGCTCGTGGGTAAGGAAGATCGCACAGCACTAGAGCAACCACCATTTGGAAGCTGGTACAACACAAACTATGCACGTTATAAAACTGATGATGCACTTATACCAGAAATTACAGAAAAGATAGAAGGAGTTACCATTACTACATTTATGGGGACTTGGTGTGGAGACAGTAAACGTGAGACACCACGTATGTTTAAAATATTAGATAATGTAGCTTTCAGTAAAAAAGACCTTACACTTATTACTGTAGATCGCACAAAGAAAAAACCTACTGAATTTACAGCAGGAAATAACATTATACGCGTTCCTACTTTTATATTTAAAAAAGATGGAAAGGAAATAGGCCGTATCGTTGAGCGTCCTGTAGAAAGCTTAGAAGCAGATATGCTTAAAATTTTAAAAGGAGAATCTTACAAACACGCATATGAAAATTAA
- a CDS encoding thioredoxin family protein gives MKIKIIALAALTVLLTACNEHKTVEQVTEDLEEKVATEAPLEEEAPILIGEFKRDTLESRAYNKWFIQSYKDHTLDTESLPALKKGLTDVRVTVFMGTWCEDSQREVPAFFKMLDEIDYDSDLIHIVTVSEDKTEPAELVSHKEITNVPTFIFTKDGKELGRVVEYPLESLEKDMVKILSGQEYKHAYAE, from the coding sequence ATGAAAATTAAAATAATTGCTCTTGCCGCTCTTACCGTACTATTAACAGCTTGTAATGAGCACAAAACAGTAGAGCAAGTTACCGAAGATCTAGAAGAAAAAGTAGCTACAGAAGCACCTCTAGAGGAAGAAGCGCCTATACTCATAGGTGAGTTTAAAAGAGATACCCTCGAGTCTCGTGCTTATAATAAATGGTTTATACAGAGTTATAAAGATCACACACTAGATACAGAGAGTCTTCCTGCTTTAAAAAAGGGACTTACAGATGTGCGTGTCACCGTATTTATGGGAACCTGGTGTGAAGATAGCCAGCGTGAGGTACCTGCCTTTTTTAAAATGCTTGATGAAATAGATTACGATAGTGACCTTATTCATATAGTAACCGTTTCTGAAGATAAAACAGAACCTGCAGAGCTAGTAAGTCATAAGGAAATAACAAATGTTCCTACTTTTATATTTACTAAAGATGGTAAGGAACTAGGCCGTGTGGTTGAGTATCCGTTAGAAAGTCTAGAGAAGGATATGGTAAAAATACTCTCAGGTCAAGAATATAAACACGCTTATGCGGAGTAA
- a CDS encoding DUF805 domain-containing protein, which produces MEWYLKVVRDNYANFEGRARRQEYWMFYLFNMIFTFLLYIPLIAGAAMESDALMMAGGILLMLYILAIIIPSIAVSVRRLHDQDKSGSWYFITFIPFIGGIWLLILMVTEGTHGPNQYGPDPKGDLIQ; this is translated from the coding sequence ATGGAATGGTATTTAAAGGTAGTACGAGACAACTATGCAAATTTTGAAGGTAGAGCACGTCGTCAAGAGTACTGGATGTTTTATTTATTTAATATGATATTTACTTTCTTATTGTATATCCCACTAATAGCTGGAGCAGCGATGGAGAGCGATGCTCTTATGATGGCAGGCGGCATATTACTTATGCTTTATATACTTGCGATAATAATTCCCTCTATAGCTGTATCGGTGCGAAGACTGCACGACCAAGATAAGAGCGGCTCTTGGTACTTTATTACCTTTATACCTTTTATAGGAGGTATCTGGCTCTTAATACTTATGGTTACAGAAGGAACACACGGACCTAACCAGTATGGACCAGACCCTAAAGGGGATCTTATTCAGTAA
- a CDS encoding BT0820 family HAD-type phosphatase, whose amino-acid sequence MKETQTIAVDFDGTIVENAYPKIGKPLLFAFDTLKKLQQEGNLLILWTYRSQDKLEEAVAFCKENGLTFYAVNKSYPEEVMSPKISRKINADIFIDDRDVRGMLGWGEIYQKLGKGQEQTQSLKATQKKKKTPKKKKSKGGFMARIEELFKED is encoded by the coding sequence ATTAAAGAAACACAAACCATAGCGGTAGACTTTGATGGTACCATTGTAGAAAATGCGTACCCTAAAATTGGCAAGCCATTATTATTTGCTTTTGATACACTTAAAAAATTACAGCAAGAAGGGAATTTATTGATCCTATGGACTTACAGATCTCAAGATAAACTAGAAGAAGCTGTAGCCTTTTGTAAAGAAAATGGACTTACCTTTTATGCAGTAAATAAAAGTTATCCAGAAGAAGTAATGAGCCCAAAAATAAGCCGTAAGATAAATGCAGATATCTTTATAGACGATAGGGATGTAAGAGGAATGTTAGGCTGGGGAGAAATCTATCAGAAACTGGGCAAAGGGCAAGAACAAACCCAAAGCCTTAAGGCAACGCAGAAAAAAAAGAAAACACCAAAAAAGAAAAAATCTAAAGGTGGCTTTATGGCACGTATAGAAGAGCTTTTTAAAGAAGATTAA
- the map gene encoding type I methionyl aminopeptidase, whose translation MAIIQKTREEIELMRESALVVSRTLGMLAGEVKPGVTTLYLDKLAEDYIRSQDAIPGFLGLYDFPNTLCMSPNEQVVHGIPNDKPLVEGDIISIDCGAIKNGFYGDHAYTFEVGEVSPEVKKLLEVTKQSLYVGIEQLKVGNRVGDVGYAIQKFTEDHGYGVVRELVGHGLGTTMHEDPEMPNYGKRGRGKKFVEGMVVAIEPMTNMGTRNIKQHNDGWTITTRDNQPSAHFEHDVAIVDGKPELLSTFAYIYKALGIESDEETPFRQQALVL comes from the coding sequence ATGGCAATCATACAAAAAACCAGAGAAGAAATAGAATTGATGCGTGAGAGCGCCCTTGTAGTATCACGCACACTAGGGATGCTAGCTGGTGAAGTAAAGCCAGGTGTTACCACGCTCTACCTTGACAAACTAGCCGAGGATTACATAAGATCTCAAGACGCCATACCCGGCTTTTTAGGGCTTTATGATTTCCCAAACACGCTATGTATGAGTCCTAATGAACAGGTTGTACACGGTATCCCAAACGATAAACCACTTGTAGAAGGTGACATTATCTCTATAGATTGTGGTGCTATAAAAAACGGATTTTACGGTGATCACGCCTATACGTTTGAGGTAGGTGAAGTAAGCCCAGAAGTAAAAAAACTACTTGAGGTAACTAAGCAGTCTCTTTATGTGGGTATAGAACAACTCAAAGTAGGTAACCGCGTAGGTGATGTAGGATATGCTATTCAAAAATTTACCGAAGACCACGGTTATGGAGTTGTACGTGAGCTTGTAGGTCACGGTCTAGGTACCACAATGCACGAAGACCCAGAAATGCCTAACTACGGTAAGCGTGGTCGTGGCAAAAAGTTTGTAGAAGGTATGGTAGTTGCCATAGAACCTATGACTAATATGGGAACTAGAAACATCAAACAGCATAACGACGGCTGGACTATAACCACACGTGATAATCAACCTAGTGCACACTTTGAGCACGATGTTGCCATTGTAGATGGTAAACCTGAACTACTATCTACATTTGCATACATTTACAAAGCATTAGGTATAGAGAGTGATGAGGAAACTCCTTTTCGCCAGCAAGCGCTAGTATTATAA
- a CDS encoding class I SAM-dependent methyltransferase has product MKKIFKFFLNAIPRPLLIRLSYVVRPLLALTLKGNRYEDPIDGKTFKKFLPYGYGTPRENVLSPSTLSLERHRLLWLWLQRETDFFKAKRKVLHFAPEQAFYKRFRESAHLNYTTTDLNSPLADVKADICNLPFTENSFDLIFCNHVLEHIPDDTKAMQELYRVLRPGGMAILQIPQDLNRATTFEDNTITDRDERAKIFGQYDHVRVYGRDYFNKLRSIGFKVDEVDYTKVLTPDEVDRYRLAPGEILPVCYK; this is encoded by the coding sequence TTGAAGAAAATTTTTAAATTTTTCTTAAACGCAATCCCTCGACCTTTATTAATCAGGTTGAGTTATGTGGTGCGGCCACTACTGGCACTCACTCTTAAGGGTAATCGCTATGAAGACCCTATAGACGGTAAAACCTTTAAAAAATTCTTGCCTTATGGATATGGCACTCCTAGAGAAAATGTGCTCTCTCCATCTACCCTTTCGTTAGAGCGTCACAGACTTTTATGGCTTTGGTTACAGCGTGAGACAGATTTTTTTAAAGCAAAAAGAAAAGTACTTCACTTTGCACCAGAGCAAGCTTTTTATAAACGCTTTCGCGAAAGCGCACATCTCAATTACACCACTACAGACCTTAACTCTCCACTGGCAGATGTGAAGGCAGACATTTGCAATTTACCATTTACCGAAAATAGTTTTGACCTTATTTTTTGCAATCACGTACTTGAGCACATCCCTGATGACACAAAGGCAATGCAAGAATTGTATAGAGTGTTGAGACCTGGCGGGATGGCGATATTACAAATCCCTCAAGACCTAAACAGAGCTACTACTTTTGAAGATAACACCATCACAGACCGTGATGAGCGCGCAAAAATCTTTGGGCAATACGACCACGTGCGTGTTTATGGTCGCGATTATTTTAACAAGCTACGTTCAATAGGCTTTAAGGTAGATGAGGTAGACTATACAAAGGTACTAACCCCAGATGAAGTAGACCGTTATCGTCTTGCACCTGGTGAGATACTACCAGTTTGCTACAAGTAA
- a CDS encoding FAD:protein FMN transferase, giving the protein MRILLSLLIAVGFLACKQPQTPDEITIAGNAFGTSYGVKYFGEVAEAPQIKKGTDSVVAAVNQSLSTYIPQSDISKINRGDTTVVVDAMFRDVFTLSRKLNKATSGYFDPTVGTLRNAYGFGDTEGLETLDAPTLDSLMQYVGWSKVQLQEDGTISKTASAIYFDFNAVAKGYGVDRVAAYMASKGFKNYLIDIGGEIVASGTNLNKAQRWTVGIENLDSKVTDRTATVLVNLTDKAMAGSGNYRKNRVDEATGKQYVHTINPLTGSAERSDVLSATIIANDCATADAWATSCMAMGLERSKEALKGQNIEAYLVYDGGVFMTPGFNQYIQK; this is encoded by the coding sequence ATGCGCATACTTTTATCACTTCTTATTGCTGTAGGTTTTCTAGCTTGTAAACAGCCACAAACCCCAGACGAGATTACAATAGCAGGCAACGCTTTCGGCACTAGTTATGGGGTAAAATATTTTGGTGAGGTAGCAGAGGCTCCCCAAATAAAAAAAGGTACAGACTCTGTGGTGGCAGCGGTAAACCAGTCACTAAGCACGTACATTCCGCAAAGTGATATTTCAAAAATAAATAGAGGCGATACTACCGTTGTTGTAGATGCTATGTTTAGGGATGTATTTACGCTTTCGCGAAAGCTAAATAAAGCCACCTCAGGCTACTTTGACCCTACAGTAGGTACATTGCGCAACGCATATGGTTTTGGCGATACAGAAGGACTAGAAACATTAGATGCCCCGACATTAGACTCACTAATGCAGTATGTAGGTTGGAGTAAGGTACAATTACAAGAAGATGGAACGATAAGCAAGACCGCATCAGCTATTTATTTTGACTTTAATGCCGTTGCAAAAGGGTATGGAGTAGATAGGGTAGCGGCTTATATGGCTTCAAAAGGATTCAAGAACTATCTCATAGATATAGGTGGAGAAATTGTAGCCTCAGGAACAAATCTTAATAAAGCACAACGCTGGACGGTGGGTATAGAAAATCTAGATTCTAAAGTAACAGACAGAACTGCCACAGTGCTTGTAAACCTCACTGATAAAGCAATGGCCGGCTCAGGCAATTACCGAAAGAATCGCGTTGACGAAGCTACGGGTAAACAATACGTACATACCATAAACCCGCTTACGGGTTCTGCAGAGCGCAGTGACGTGCTCAGTGCAACCATTATAGCAAATGATTGTGCCACGGCAGATGCTTGGGCAACTTCTTGTATGGCAATGGGGCTAGAGCGCTCAAAAGAGGCCTTAAAAGGTCAAAACATAGAAGCTTACCTTGTGTATGATGGTGGTGTGTTTATGACTCCTGGTTTTAATCAATATATACAGAAGTAA
- the nqrF gene encoding NADH:ubiquinone reductase (Na(+)-transporting) subunit F codes for MLLAASMSGVVIATIAAFLVLTLILVGLLLFTKQKLSPSGPVTITINGEKEVEVASGGTLLSTLGNNKIFLPSACGGGGTCIQCECHVLEGGGEALPTETPHFSRKELAHGARLACQVKVKQNMNITIPEEVFGIKKWEATVVRNYNVASFIKEFVVEIPEDMGYKAGGYIQIEIPECTINYKDIDITAHPEEHETPDKFQAEWDKFGLWPLTMKNNETVERAYSMASFPAEGREIMLNVRIATPPWDRAKNQWMDVNPGVASSYIFAQKPGDKVVISGPYGEFFINESEAEMLYVGGGAGMAPMRSHLYHLFKTLKTGRTVTYWYGGRSKRELFYLEHFRELEREFPNFKFYLALSEPMEEDNWKVKDSTDGEGDGFVGFIHQVVIDQYLSKHESPEDIELYFCGPPLMNNAVQKMGEDYGIPDENIRFDDFGG; via the coding sequence ATGTTACTAGCTGCATCAATGTCTGGCGTTGTTATCGCCACAATCGCTGCCTTTTTAGTGCTTACGTTAATCCTTGTGGGCTTATTGCTTTTTACTAAGCAAAAGTTATCTCCATCAGGACCTGTAACAATTACTATTAATGGTGAAAAAGAAGTTGAAGTTGCCTCTGGAGGTACGCTCTTATCAACTCTTGGAAACAATAAAATATTTTTACCATCTGCTTGTGGAGGTGGAGGTACTTGTATACAATGTGAGTGTCACGTTCTTGAAGGAGGTGGAGAAGCATTACCTACAGAAACACCACACTTCTCTCGTAAGGAGCTTGCTCACGGAGCACGTCTTGCTTGTCAAGTAAAGGTGAAGCAAAATATGAATATCACGATTCCGGAAGAAGTTTTTGGAATTAAAAAATGGGAGGCAACCGTTGTACGTAACTATAACGTAGCATCATTCATTAAAGAATTTGTAGTTGAGATACCAGAAGATATGGGGTATAAAGCTGGAGGATATATCCAGATTGAAATCCCTGAGTGTACAATTAACTATAAGGATATAGATATTACTGCTCACCCAGAAGAGCACGAAACACCAGATAAGTTTCAAGCAGAGTGGGATAAGTTTGGTCTATGGCCACTTACAATGAAAAATAATGAAACTGTAGAGCGTGCATACTCTATGGCTTCTTTCCCAGCAGAGGGACGTGAGATTATGCTTAACGTGCGTATTGCTACGCCGCCGTGGGACCGCGCTAAAAACCAATGGATGGATGTAAACCCTGGGGTTGCTTCATCATACATATTTGCACAAAAGCCAGGTGATAAAGTAGTAATCTCTGGGCCTTATGGAGAATTCTTCATAAACGAATCTGAAGCAGAAATGCTTTACGTAGGAGGAGGAGCAGGAATGGCACCTATGCGTTCACATCTGTATCACCTTTTCAAAACCCTTAAGACTGGACGTACGGTTACTTACTGGTATGGAGGACGTTCTAAGCGTGAGTTATTCTACTTAGAGCACTTCCGTGAGTTAGAGAGAGAATTTCCTAACTTTAAATTCTATCTAGCGCTTTCTGAGCCTATGGAAGAAGATAACTGGAAAGTAAAAGACTCTACAGATGGAGAAGGAGACGGTTTTGTAGGTTTCATTCACCAGGTAGTAATAGACCAGTACTTAAGCAAGCACGAGTCACCAGAAGATATCGAACTTTATTTCTGTGGTCCTCCACTTATGAACAACGCTGTTCAGAAAATGGGAGAAGATTATGGAATTCCAGATGAGAACATCCGTTTTGATGACTTTGGAGGATAG
- the nqrE gene encoding NADH:ubiquinone reductase (Na(+)-transporting) subunit E, which translates to MLEHIELFFKSIFIDNMVFATFLGMCSYLAVSKKVSTAVGLGAAVIFVLAVTVPINWLLDQYILRDGALAWLGPEYADYDLSFLSFILFIATIATMVQLVEIVVEKFSPSLYNSLGIFLPLIAVNCAILGGSLFMQSRDIQTLGLAFNYGISSGIGWFLAILAIAAIREKIRYSNVPAPLRGLGITFIITGLMAIGFMSFGGMLTGGDEEEAAPATEAAQIELQEENMQPVAMIEVEIANEKEN; encoded by the coding sequence ATGTTAGAGCATATTGAATTATTTTTCAAATCGATTTTCATAGACAATATGGTATTTGCCACCTTCTTAGGAATGTGTTCTTACCTAGCCGTGTCTAAAAAAGTGTCAACCGCTGTTGGTCTTGGTGCTGCTGTCATATTTGTACTAGCAGTAACAGTGCCTATAAACTGGCTACTTGACCAGTATATTCTTCGTGATGGCGCACTAGCGTGGTTAGGACCAGAGTATGCAGATTATGATTTAAGTTTCTTATCATTCATACTATTTATTGCGACTATTGCAACAATGGTACAACTGGTAGAGATTGTAGTAGAGAAGTTCTCTCCGTCATTATATAACTCACTTGGTATTTTCTTACCACTTATTGCAGTAAACTGTGCCATCTTAGGAGGGTCATTATTTATGCAATCTAGAGATATCCAAACGTTAGGTCTTGCCTTTAACTACGGTATATCTTCAGGTATAGGGTGGTTCCTTGCAATTCTTGCAATTGCAGCGATACGTGAGAAAATACGTTACTCAAATGTTCCTGCTCCATTAAGAGGTCTTGGTATTACTTTTATCATTACAGGTCTTATGGCAATAGGTTTTATGAGTTTTGGAGGAATGCTTACTGGTGGTGACGAAGAAGAAGCCGCACCAGCTACCGAAGCTGCTCAAATAGAGTTACAAGAAGAAAATATGCAACCCGTAGCTATGATCGAGGTTGAAATTGCTAACGAAAAAGAAAACTAA
- a CDS encoding NADH:ubiquinone reductase (Na(+)-transporting) subunit D, giving the protein MAILSKKDQRLILDPLADDNPITIQVLGICSALAITAQLKASIVMAVSVLFVLGIGNVVISLMRNIIPSKIRIIVQLIVVATLVIVVDQTLKAFAYELSKELSVFVGLIITNCIIMGRFEAFALGNGPYRSFLDGIGNALGYGVILIIVGFFRELLGSGTLLGIKVLGDPIEKTGLYSIGYENNGFMLLSPMALIVVGLIIWVQRSKNPALVEEN; this is encoded by the coding sequence ATGGCGATACTATCAAAAAAAGATCAACGACTCATTCTTGATCCACTAGCAGATGATAACCCAATTACTATTCAAGTATTAGGTATCTGTTCGGCACTAGCAATTACTGCTCAGCTTAAAGCGTCTATCGTAATGGCAGTATCTGTACTATTTGTACTAGGTATTGGTAACGTAGTGATATCGCTTATGCGTAACATCATACCATCAAAAATTAGAATTATTGTACAACTTATCGTTGTGGCAACACTTGTAATCGTAGTAGACCAGACGCTCAAAGCATTTGCTTATGAGCTTAGTAAAGAACTTTCGGTTTTTGTAGGTCTTATCATTACAAACTGTATCATTATGGGACGTTTTGAGGCTTTTGCTTTAGGTAACGGTCCATACAGATCATTTTTAGACGGGATAGGTAACGCACTTGGTTATGGTGTAATCTTAATCATAGTAGGTTTCTTTAGAGAGCTATTAGGTTCAGGAACGCTTCTAGGTATTAAAGTACTAGGAGATCCTATAGAAAAAACAGGATTGTACAGCATAGGCTATGAGAATAATGGTTTTATGTTATTATCACCTATGGCACTTATCGTAGTTGGACTCATTATCTGGGTACAGCGTAGTAAGAACCCTGCACTCGTAGAAGAGAACTAG
- a CDS encoding Na(+)-translocating NADH-quinone reductase subunit C, with product MAKTDGNGYTILFATIMVVVVGGVLAGLAQGLKPAIKENERFEKQQNILYAMGVNENVEGDGGVNFIPTDKVEAEYDKYIKEAYIIQNGKVTQSDEAFTVDMKKQSKLPKNERKMPLFVGERDGKQFFVVPMYGKGLWDAIWGYVALDKDLVVQGVFFDHKGETPGLGANIKERYFMDDFTGEQIMSDTQYSGITVAKGNNDPKNERKDDNKVDALAGATITGDGVSAMIKSTLKSYVPVIKDFKTKA from the coding sequence ATGGCAAAGACAGACGGAAACGGATATACAATTCTCTTTGCGACTATTATGGTAGTCGTAGTAGGAGGAGTTCTAGCAGGACTAGCACAAGGTCTTAAGCCTGCTATTAAAGAAAATGAGCGCTTTGAAAAGCAGCAGAACATTCTTTATGCAATGGGCGTAAATGAGAATGTAGAAGGTGATGGAGGTGTTAACTTCATCCCTACTGATAAGGTAGAAGCAGAGTACGATAAATACATCAAAGAAGCTTACATTATCCAGAATGGTAAAGTGACTCAAAGTGATGAGGCATTTACTGTAGATATGAAGAAGCAAAGCAAGCTGCCTAAAAACGAGCGCAAGATGCCTCTTTTTGTAGGAGAGCGTGATGGTAAACAATTTTTTGTCGTGCCTATGTACGGTAAAGGACTTTGGGATGCTATCTGGGGATATGTAGCGCTAGATAAAGATCTAGTGGTACAAGGTGTATTTTTTGATCACAAAGGAGAGACTCCTGGTCTAGGTGCTAACATTAAAGAGCGTTACTTTATGGACGACTTTACTGGTGAGCAGATTATGTCAGACACTCAGTACTCAGGTATCACAGTTGCAAAAGGTAACAATGACCCAAAAAATGAACGTAAGGATGATAATAAAGTAGATGCTCTAGCAGGTGCAACCATCACTGGTGACGGTGTGAGTGCTATGATTAAAAGCACACTTAAGAGCTACGTTCCAGTTATTAAAGATTTTAAAACCAAAGCATAA